A DNA window from Argopecten irradians isolate NY chromosome 10, Ai_NY, whole genome shotgun sequence contains the following coding sequences:
- the LOC138333814 gene encoding zinc finger protein 235-like: MEEHQGTESVISDATCENMFSLQNYLKTCISKNTKEKQFKCDDCGKQFAKKFDLSQHLRIHTGERPYKCEVCGKEYARSSSLGKHIKIHIRGKLFKCEACGKEFSEGSSLSKHVRIHTGEKPYKCEVCGKQFSERSNLSKHIRIHTGELPFKCDICGKAYPRSSSLAKHVRSHTGERPFKCDICGKKFAEKNNLSTHQRIHTGEKPFKCEVCDSEFFSRSNLARHVRIHTGEKPFKCEVCGKEFSENSALSIHNRIHTGEKPFKCDVCGKGFFCRSNLSRHVRIHTGEKPFTCTVCGKEFTQSSNLLMHIKRKHEASDLNMTSEGQNFDAQKFVAQDYVTIFSCEDVPLTTDEPEDTI; the protein is encoded by the coding sequence ATGGAGGAACATCAAGGAACTGAATCTGTAATTTCTGATGCTACCTGTGAGAATAtgttttctttacaaaattatctGAAGACATGTATTAGTAAAAACACAAAAGAGAAACAGTTTAAATGTGACGATTGTGGAAAGCAGTTTGCTAAAAAGTTTGATCTGTCACAACATCTTAGAATCCACACCGGAGAGAGACCATATAAATGTGAGGTCTGTGGGAAGGAATATGCCCGGAGTAGTAGTCTCGGGAAACATATTAAAATTCATATACGAGGGAAACTGTTTAAATGTGAGGCATGTGGCAAGGAATTTTCAGAGGGCAGCAGTCTATCAAAGCATGTCAGAATACACACTGGGGAGAAGCCATATAAATGTGAGGTCTGCGGAAAGCAGTTTTCAGAGAGAAGCAACTTGTCGAAACATATCAGAATACACACTGGAGAACTACCGTTCAAATGTGATATCTGTGGAAAGGCATATCCTCGCAGTAGTAGCTTGGCCAAACATGTCCGAAGTCATACTGGAGAGAGACCCTTCAAATGTGATATCTGTGGAAAAAAGTTTGCGGAGAAAAATAACCTTTCCACACATCAAAGAATACATACGGGAGAGAAACCATTTAAATGTGAAGTTTGTGACAGCGAGTTTTTCTCCCGAAGTAACCTTGCTAGACATGTAAGAATACATACTGGAGAAAAGCCATTCAAATGTGAAGTTTGCGGGAAGGAGTTTTCTGAGAACAGCGCACTTTCAATACACAACAGAATACACACTGGCGAAAAACCTtttaaatgtgatgtctgtggtaaaggGTTCTTCTGTCGGAGTAACCTCTCTAGGCATGTAaggatacatacaggagagaagccATTTACCTGTACAGTCTGTGGCAAGGAATTTACTCAGAGCAGTAATTTGTTAATGCATatcaaaagaaaacatgaaGCAAGCGATTTAAATATGACATCCGAGGGACAGAATTTTGATGCACAGAAATTTGTGGCACAAGATTATGTTACAATTTTCAGTTGTGAAGATGTACCCCTTACCACCGATGAACCAGAAGACACCATATAG
- the LOC138332691 gene encoding uncharacterized protein has product MVKWAENWLMTLNLTKCKHMEIGNNEKTSQYNIRNESSNITIQKVSTEKDLGVIIDEKLNFSEQANIAAQKGNRIMGVIFKSFTYMDQHIFRTLYKSLVRPHLEYATTIWSPFLQKDIIKIENVQRRATKRIKNIKDLSYEDRLRTLGLPTLEYRRKRCDLIQLYKIINKHDKIVSDTMFSSRPYQSTRGNTHKLFKRQVRLNTTKNAFSNRVVNHWNALPNEVVNAKSINSFKTQLNKYWKTNNKFVLSDHP; this is encoded by the coding sequence ATGGTAAAGTGGGCAGAGAACTGGCTGATGACTCTCAATCTTaccaaatgtaaacatatggaGATTGGTAACAACGAGAAAACATCCCAATACAACATCCGGAACGAATCCTCAAACATAACTATCCAGAAAGTCTCAACAGAAAAGGATCTAGGTGTGATCATAGATGAGAAGCTGAACTTCTCGGAACAAGCTAACATAGCAGCACAAAAAGGAAATCGTATCATGGGAGTAATTTTTAAGTCATTTACATACATGGACCAACATATATTCAGAACTCTTTACAAATCCCTGGTACGACCGCACTTAGAATATGCCACTACCATCTGGTCACCATTCCTACAAAAAGATATCATCAAAATCGAAAATGTCCAACGGAGAGCTACAAAGaggattaaaaatatcaaagactTGTCCTACGAAGACAGACTTAGAACATTGGGTCTCCCTACACTGGAGTATAGACGAAAACGTTGTGATTTGATTCAACTATACAAGATTATTAATAAGCATGATAAAATAGTCTCAGACACAATGTTTAGTAGTCGACCATACCAGTCAACCCGAGGAAATACCCACAAACTGTTCAAGAGACAGGTCAGGCTGAATACAACAAAAAATGCCTTCTCCAATAGAGTCGTCAACCACTGGAATGCATTACCAAACGAGGTAGTAAACGCCAAGTCAATCAACAGCTTTAAGACTCAGCTAAACAAATATTGGAAGACCAACAACAAGTTTGTCCTAAGTGATCATCCTTAG